One Nocardia farcinica genomic region harbors:
- a CDS encoding aminoglycoside phosphotransferase family protein, whose product MRISLPTDVAATIDRVFGARGAAWLAGLDDVVAERCAEWELTVTGPGFGGGTHSYVAPVRRADGSDAVLKVPVVDEENVGEPTGLACYDGDGAVRLYAFDPGTGAMLLERARPGTELLTQPGFPSLEGRPEHRDRIELACRLYRRLRRPPAELPAGFPPLPAALDMVAGWTAALRRPAAGFAEVLGPRLRADALDWCARLAEPDGPLLVVNRDTHLGNIVAAEREPWLLIDPKSYLGEAAFDAGFLIMIQVQSAPEPAHAAAVVARTADWLGIDPERARGWAFLRAVEEIAWAIEDDEPDLLRLHRAVAQALSGGGRAAV is encoded by the coding sequence GTGCGCATTTCACTCCCCACCGACGTCGCCGCCACCATCGATCGTGTCTTCGGCGCGCGCGGGGCGGCCTGGCTCGCCGGGCTCGACGACGTCGTGGCCGAGCGCTGTGCCGAATGGGAGCTGACCGTGACCGGGCCCGGGTTCGGTGGGGGGACGCACTCCTATGTGGCGCCGGTGCGGCGGGCGGACGGGTCCGACGCGGTGCTGAAGGTGCCCGTGGTGGACGAGGAGAACGTCGGTGAACCGACCGGGTTGGCTTGCTACGACGGCGACGGCGCGGTCCGGTTGTACGCCTTCGATCCCGGCACCGGTGCCATGCTGCTCGAACGGGCGCGGCCCGGCACCGAACTGCTGACCCAGCCGGGCTTCCCGAGCCTGGAGGGCAGGCCGGAGCACCGGGATCGGATCGAGCTGGCGTGCCGGCTGTACCGTCGCCTGCGCCGTCCGCCCGCCGAACTGCCCGCCGGATTCCCGCCGCTGCCCGCGGCACTCGACATGGTCGCCGGGTGGACCGCGGCGTTGCGCAGGCCGGCGGCCGGTTTCGCCGAGGTGCTCGGACCGCGGCTGCGCGCCGACGCGCTGGACTGGTGTGCGCGCCTGGCCGAACCGGACGGGCCGCTGCTGGTGGTCAACCGCGACACCCACCTGGGCAACATCGTGGCGGCCGAGCGGGAGCCGTGGCTGCTCATCGACCCGAAGTCCTACCTCGGCGAGGCCGCCTTCGACGCAGGCTTCCTGATCATGATCCAGGTGCAGAGCGCGCCCGAGCCCGCGCACGCCGCCGCGGTCGTCGCGCGCACGGCGGACTGGCTCGGCATCGATCCCGAGCGGGCCCGGGGCTGGGCCTTCCTGCGGGCGGTCGAGGAGATCGCGTGGGCGATCGAGGACGACGAGCCGGACCTGCTGCGGCTGCACCGGGCGGTGGCGCAGGCGCTGTCCGGGGGCGGCCGCGCCGCTGTGTAA
- a CDS encoding TerC family protein yields the protein MQVSALEWVVTIAVIIGLFVFDFYAHVRTPHEPTFRESGFWSAVYIGLALAFGGYVWWRWGSTYGGEYYAGFVTEKALSVDNLFVFLIIMSTFAVPRIYQQKVLLIGIVLALVMRGAFIAVGAAAISAFSWVFYLFGAFLIYTAIKLMRESGHEVEAEEKRDSRIVTLVKKVVPTTQEYDGDRLVTRVDGTRALTPLALALLAIGFADLLFALDSIPAIYGLTEQPYLVFTANAFALMGLRQLYFLIGGLLDRLVYLSYGLAAILAFIGVKLVLHALHENTLPFVNGGEHVSVPEISTPLSLSVILGVLVVATVASLIKTRGQSAVRSRVGEDR from the coding sequence ATGCAGGTGAGCGCGCTCGAGTGGGTGGTCACCATCGCGGTGATTATCGGGCTCTTCGTCTTCGACTTCTACGCCCACGTGCGCACCCCCCACGAACCCACCTTCCGGGAGTCCGGCTTCTGGTCGGCGGTGTACATCGGCCTGGCACTCGCCTTCGGCGGCTACGTGTGGTGGCGGTGGGGCTCGACCTACGGCGGGGAGTACTATGCCGGTTTCGTCACCGAGAAGGCGCTCTCGGTGGACAACCTGTTCGTCTTCCTCATCATCATGAGCACCTTCGCCGTGCCGCGGATCTACCAGCAGAAGGTGCTGTTGATCGGCATCGTGCTCGCCCTGGTGATGCGCGGTGCGTTCATCGCCGTCGGTGCCGCCGCGATCAGCGCCTTCAGCTGGGTGTTCTACCTGTTCGGCGCCTTCCTCATCTACACCGCGATCAAGTTGATGCGCGAGAGCGGCCACGAGGTGGAGGCCGAGGAGAAACGCGACAGCCGCATCGTCACCCTCGTCAAGAAGGTGGTGCCCACCACCCAGGAGTACGACGGCGACCGGCTCGTCACCCGGGTGGACGGCACACGCGCGCTCACCCCGCTGGCCCTGGCGCTGCTGGCCATCGGCTTCGCCGACCTGCTCTTCGCGCTGGACTCGATCCCCGCGATCTACGGCCTCACCGAGCAGCCGTACCTGGTGTTCACCGCCAACGCCTTCGCGCTGATGGGCCTGCGCCAGCTCTACTTCCTGATCGGCGGCCTGCTCGACCGGCTGGTGTACCTGTCCTACGGCCTGGCCGCGATCCTGGCCTTCATCGGCGTGAAGCTGGTGCTGCACGCGCTGCACGAGAACACCCTGCCGTTCGTCAACGGCGGCGAGCACGTGAGCGTGCCGGAGATCTCCACGCCGCTCTCGCTGAGTGTCATCCTCGGCGTGCTGGTCGTGGCCACGGTGGCCAGCTTGATCAAGACACGCGGCCAGTCGGCGGTGCGCTCGCGCGTCGGCGAGGACCGGTGA
- a CDS encoding YciI family protein: MPFFAVHYTYSEATVPGRDTHRPRHRAWLADQLTAGALVTSGPYTDGSGALLLFRAESAEELRALLADDPFAREQLIDAVRIDEWLPVLGAFTD; the protein is encoded by the coding sequence GTGCCGTTCTTCGCCGTCCACTACACCTACTCCGAGGCCACCGTGCCGGGCCGCGACACCCATCGCCCGCGCCATCGCGCCTGGCTGGCCGACCAGCTGACCGCGGGCGCGCTGGTCACCAGCGGCCCCTACACCGACGGATCGGGCGCGCTGCTGCTGTTCCGCGCCGAGAGCGCCGAGGAGCTGCGCGCCCTGCTCGCCGACGACCCCTTCGCCCGCGAGCAGCTCATCGACGCGGTGCGGATCGACGAATGGCTGCCGGTACTCGGCGCGTTCACCGACTGA
- a CDS encoding amino-acid N-acetyltransferase gives MTSRGPLGGSTSDAPTGAAPAAPGSVPLVRRARTSDVPEIKRLVDVYAGRILLEKSLVTLYEAVQEFWVAELDGRVVGCGALHVLWADLGEVRTVAVHPDVKGRGVGRLIVQRLIEVARELELRRLFVLTFEVEFFARHGFVEIDGTPVTAEVYAEMCRSYDTGVAEFLDLSYVKPNTLGNTRMLLTL, from the coding sequence ATGACCTCTCGGGGACCACTAGGTGGTTCGACCAGCGACGCGCCCACCGGCGCGGCCCCGGCCGCGCCCGGCTCCGTCCCGCTCGTGCGACGCGCCCGTACCTCGGACGTGCCCGAGATCAAGCGCCTGGTGGACGTGTACGCCGGTCGCATCCTGCTGGAGAAGAGCCTGGTCACCCTTTACGAGGCGGTCCAGGAGTTCTGGGTGGCGGAGCTGGACGGCCGGGTGGTCGGCTGCGGCGCCCTGCACGTGCTGTGGGCCGATCTGGGCGAGGTGCGCACCGTGGCCGTGCATCCCGACGTCAAGGGCCGCGGGGTGGGCAGGCTGATCGTGCAGCGCCTGATCGAGGTGGCCAGGGAACTGGAGCTGCGCAGGCTGTTCGTGCTGACCTTCGAGGTGGAGTTCTTCGCCAGGCACGGGTTCGTGGAGATCGACGGGACGCCGGTGACCGCCGAGGTGTACGCGGAGATGTGCCGGTCCTACGACACCGGCGTGGCCGAGTTCCTCGACCTCAGTTATGTGAAACCCAACACGCTCGGCAACACCAGGATGTTGCTGACCCTCTGA
- the pgsA gene encoding CDP-diacylglycerol--glycerol-3-phosphate 3-phosphatidyltransferase yields MSRPGPDQVPGRPGFVAAPSEAAVPVLNVANVLTMARIAIVPVFVLALFAGGGHDTGWRIGAAALFGLAAITDRFDGQLARKYGLVTDFGKLADPIADKALIGASLIGLSALGDLPWWITLVIIARELGVTLLRLVVVRRGVIPAGRGGKLKTLVQSVAIAVLLLPLAGGFATAGMILMYVALVLTVVTGLDYVGQAARVWFAGGTHRTRGA; encoded by the coding sequence ATGTCGCGCCCCGGCCCGGATCAGGTGCCGGGGCGCCCCGGTTTCGTCGCGGCTCCCTCGGAAGCGGCGGTGCCCGTCCTCAACGTCGCGAACGTGCTGACGATGGCCCGCATCGCGATCGTTCCGGTGTTCGTGCTCGCGCTGTTCGCCGGTGGCGGGCACGACACGGGCTGGCGGATCGGTGCCGCCGCGCTGTTCGGCCTGGCCGCCATCACCGACCGCTTCGATGGGCAACTGGCCCGCAAATACGGGCTGGTCACCGACTTCGGCAAGCTCGCCGACCCCATCGCGGACAAGGCCCTCATCGGCGCGTCGCTGATCGGCCTGTCGGCGCTCGGTGACCTGCCGTGGTGGATCACGCTGGTGATCATCGCCCGAGAACTCGGGGTCACGCTGCTACGGCTGGTGGTGGTGCGGCGCGGGGTGATCCCGGCCGGCCGCGGCGGCAAACTGAAGACGCTGGTGCAGTCGGTCGCCATCGCCGTGCTGCTGCTGCCCCTCGCGGGCGGATTCGCGACGGCGGGAATGATCCTGATGTACGTGGCGCTGGTGCTGACGGTGGTGACCGGACTCGACTACGTGGGCCAGGCGGCGCGGGTGTGGTTCGCCGGTGGCACGCATCGGACCCGCGGCGCATGA
- a CDS encoding CinA family protein: MPDPLAGDAPVAELVRALRAAGQTVATAESLTAGLLSATLAGVPGASAVLRGGLVVYATDLKHTLAGVSAELLATEGPVAASTAEQLAVGARARCGSDWGVGLTGVAGPDTQGGHPVGTVFLGLSGPWHTEVMRLRLAGQRWTIRHTAAQRAVAELLRCVRSG, translated from the coding sequence GTGCCCGACCCGCTCGCGGGGGACGCCCCGGTCGCCGAGCTGGTACGGGCCTTGCGGGCCGCGGGCCAGACGGTCGCCACGGCCGAGTCGCTCACCGCGGGCCTGCTCAGCGCCACCCTGGCGGGCGTGCCGGGTGCCAGCGCCGTACTGCGCGGTGGCCTGGTGGTGTACGCCACCGACCTCAAGCACACCCTGGCCGGGGTGAGCGCGGAGTTGCTCGCGACGGAGGGGCCGGTCGCGGCCAGCACCGCCGAACAGCTCGCCGTCGGTGCCCGCGCCCGCTGCGGGTCGGACTGGGGCGTCGGCCTCACCGGCGTCGCCGGACCCGACACCCAGGGCGGGCACCCGGTGGGGACGGTGTTCCTCGGGCTGTCCGGGCCGTGGCACACCGAGGTCATGCGGTTGCGGCTGGCCGGACAGCGGTGGACCATCAGACACACCGCGGCCCAGCGCGCGGTGGCGGAGCTGCTGCGGTGCGTCCGGAGCGGTTGA
- a CDS encoding helix-turn-helix domain-containing protein — MTLLREAIGDSLRRARLAQHRTLREVSTSARVSLGYLSEVERGRKEASSELLAAICDALDVPLSRVLWDVSTIMAGTDAVPVEEPAATEPTPHEEAATAEQDAPVGEPAGATMSAAGAVRPQIDEDTRIVIPAPTADMLVLVKSN; from the coding sequence ATGACGCTGCTGCGAGAGGCGATCGGCGACAGTCTGCGGCGTGCACGTCTCGCCCAGCACCGGACCCTGCGTGAGGTCTCCACCTCGGCGCGCGTGAGCCTGGGGTATCTGTCGGAGGTCGAACGGGGTCGCAAGGAGGCGTCGAGCGAATTGCTCGCCGCCATCTGCGACGCGCTGGACGTGCCGCTGTCGCGGGTGCTGTGGGACGTGAGCACGATCATGGCCGGGACGGACGCGGTGCCGGTCGAGGAACCGGCCGCGACCGAACCCACCCCGCACGAGGAGGCCGCGACCGCCGAACAGGACGCCCCCGTCGGCGAACCCGCCGGCGCGACCATGTCGGCCGCGGGCGCCGTCCGCCCGCAGATCGACGAGGACACCCGCATCGTGATTCCCGCCCCCACGGCGGACATGCTGGTGCTGGTGAAGAGCAACTGA
- a CDS encoding PspA/IM30 family protein, whose translation MANPFVKAWKYLMALFDSKIEEHADPKVQIQQAIEEAQRQHQALSQQAASVIGNQRQLEMKLNRQLDEVEKLNANARQAVMLADQASAAGDTEKAIQYTNAAEAFAAQLVTAEQAVEDLKVLHDQSLQAAAQAKKAVEQNAMLLQQKVAERTKLLSQLEQAKMQEQVSASLQQMDSTLSAPGSTPSLDAVREKIERRYANALGAAELAQNSVQGRMMEVQQASVQMAGHSRLEQIRASMRGESLPAGGANPAINPAQADPAQAQPQMNKGQTAQQ comes from the coding sequence ATGGCTAATCCGTTCGTCAAGGCCTGGAAGTACCTGATGGCCCTCTTCGACTCCAAGATCGAGGAGCACGCGGATCCGAAGGTGCAGATCCAGCAGGCTATCGAGGAAGCCCAGCGCCAGCACCAGGCCCTCTCGCAGCAGGCCGCGTCGGTCATCGGCAACCAGCGCCAGCTGGAGATGAAGCTGAACCGGCAGCTCGACGAGGTCGAGAAGCTCAACGCCAACGCCCGCCAGGCCGTCATGCTCGCCGACCAGGCCAGCGCCGCGGGCGACACCGAGAAGGCGATCCAGTACACCAACGCCGCCGAGGCGTTCGCCGCGCAGCTGGTCACCGCCGAGCAGGCCGTCGAGGACCTCAAGGTGCTGCACGACCAGTCGCTGCAGGCCGCCGCCCAGGCCAAGAAGGCGGTGGAGCAGAACGCGATGCTGCTGCAGCAGAAGGTCGCCGAGCGCACCAAGCTGCTCAGCCAGCTCGAGCAGGCCAAGATGCAGGAGCAGGTCTCGGCCTCGCTGCAGCAGATGGACTCCACGCTGTCGGCGCCCGGCAGCACGCCCAGCCTGGACGCGGTCCGCGAGAAGATCGAGCGCCGCTACGCCAATGCCCTCGGCGCCGCCGAGCTGGCCCAGAACTCGGTGCAGGGCCGGATGATGGAGGTCCAGCAGGCCAGCGTGCAGATGGCCGGCCACAGCAGGCTCGAGCAGATCCGCGCCTCCATGCGTGGCGAGTCGCTGCCCGCCGGTGGCGCCAACCCCGCGATCAATCCCGCCCAGGCCGACCCGGCGCAGGCCCAGCCCCAGATGAACAAGGGCCAGACCGCCCAGCAGTGA
- the pspM gene encoding phage shock envelope stress response protein PspM produces MSRKRIPAASAPAPYGTPQAGTLPETLRDMGEYALVAVRRWADPRERELRRRRRARRRSVQLGTVSGLTTVGTLGLVVVSAPVWAVLALGGGAIAAVTGAAVSTRRYLRMRGAPLPQPRFQPRRQPPLRSAARAPIARLVRAERAMHGVTTQIAAGRRLPPDELVEMVETAASGAAALHALAADIVQMEQALDVIGRGNPQAAAALAESTRGALARLEAGVGEYEQVLAAAGHVLAVPESSVVTYQFEGIVADLRHAADRLDGWAQALTEIADRPVLDTARSRVR; encoded by the coding sequence ATGAGCCGCAAGCGAATTCCCGCCGCGTCCGCGCCCGCACCGTACGGCACGCCGCAGGCGGGGACCCTGCCCGAAACGCTGCGCGACATGGGCGAGTACGCCCTCGTCGCGGTCCGCCGCTGGGCCGACCCGCGCGAGCGCGAACTGCGCAGGCGCAGGCGTGCCCGCAGGCGCAGTGTCCAGCTGGGCACGGTCTCCGGCCTGACGACGGTGGGCACCCTCGGCCTGGTCGTCGTCTCCGCGCCGGTGTGGGCGGTACTCGCCCTGGGCGGCGGTGCGATCGCCGCGGTCACCGGCGCCGCTGTCAGCACCCGCCGGTACCTGCGCATGCGCGGCGCCCCGCTGCCGCAGCCGCGCTTCCAGCCCCGCCGCCAGCCGCCGCTGCGTTCGGCCGCCCGCGCGCCCATCGCCCGCCTGGTCCGGGCGGAGCGGGCGATGCACGGCGTCACCACCCAGATCGCCGCAGGTCGTCGACTCCCGCCCGACGAACTGGTCGAGATGGTGGAGACCGCCGCCTCCGGCGCCGCGGCACTGCACGCGCTGGCCGCCGACATCGTGCAGATGGAACAGGCGCTCGACGTGATCGGCCGGGGCAACCCGCAGGCGGCGGCGGCGCTGGCCGAGTCCACCCGCGGCGCGCTGGCCCGCCTCGAGGCCGGTGTGGGCGAATACGAGCAGGTGCTCGCCGCCGCCGGACATGTGCTGGCGGTACCCGAGAGTTCGGTGGTCACCTATCAATTCGAGGGCATCGTGGCCGACCTGCGCCACGCCGCCGACCGGCTGGACGGCTGGGCGCAAGCGCTCACCGAGATCGCCGACCGTCCCGTCCTGGACACCGCGCGGTCGCGGGTCCGCTGA
- a CDS encoding peptidylprolyl isomerase has product MTKLTRAAAVLALALLTFLAPGPLTAPQAHADALPRVYLDLTIGGAPAGRVVIELRSDVVPRTAENFRALATGEQGFGYRRSTLHRVIPGFMAQGGDFTHGDGTGGHSIYGPVFADENFQLPHAGPGVVSMANRGPGTNGSQFFITLDATPWLDGKHVVFGTVVEGMDVVQAVAATGSDTGATTQPVVVADSGQL; this is encoded by the coding sequence ATGACGAAGCTCACACGCGCAGCGGCGGTGCTCGCGCTGGCGCTGCTCACCTTCCTCGCGCCCGGGCCGCTGACCGCCCCGCAGGCGCATGCCGACGCGCTGCCGCGGGTGTATCTGGATCTGACCATCGGCGGCGCGCCCGCGGGCCGGGTGGTGATCGAGCTGCGCTCGGACGTGGTGCCGCGCACCGCCGAGAACTTCCGCGCACTGGCCACCGGCGAGCAGGGCTTCGGCTACCGCAGGTCGACCCTGCACCGGGTGATTCCCGGATTCATGGCCCAGGGCGGCGATTTCACCCACGGTGACGGCACCGGCGGGCACAGCATCTACGGCCCCGTCTTCGCCGACGAGAACTTCCAGCTGCCGCACGCGGGGCCGGGCGTGGTCAGCATGGCCAACCGGGGGCCGGGCACCAACGGCTCGCAGTTCTTCATCACCCTGGACGCGACGCCGTGGCTGGACGGCAAGCACGTCGTGTTCGGCACGGTGGTCGAGGGCATGGACGTGGTGCAGGCCGTGGCGGCCACGGGCAGCGACACCGGCGCGACCACGCAGCCGGTGGTCGTCGCCGACAGCGGGCAGCTCTGA